Proteins from a single region of Bogoriella caseilytica:
- a CDS encoding YciI family protein, with amino-acid sequence MTKYLLLKHYRGAPAAVNDVPMDQWTPEEVDAHVQYMNDFAARLEESGEYVDSHALSPDGAWVRYDGAGRPPVTDGPFPETKDLIAGWMVIDVDDYQRAVELAGELSAAPGAGGEPIHEWLEVRPFLGAPPAVE; translated from the coding sequence ATGACGAAGTACCTCTTGCTCAAGCACTACCGCGGCGCGCCGGCAGCAGTGAACGACGTGCCCATGGACCAGTGGACGCCGGAGGAGGTCGATGCGCACGTGCAGTACATGAACGACTTCGCCGCGCGGCTTGAGGAGTCCGGCGAGTACGTGGACAGTCACGCCCTGAGCCCGGACGGCGCATGGGTCCGCTATGACGGCGCTGGGCGACCGCCGGTCACCGACGGGCCCTTCCCGGAGACCAAAGACCTCATCGCGGGATGGATGGTGATCGACGTCGACGACTACCAGCGCGCAGTGGAGCTGGCCGGTGAGCTCTCCGCCGCACCCGGAGCGGGCGGCGAGCCCATCCACGAGTGGCTCGAGGTGCGGCCTTTCCTCGGTGCACCGCCGGCGGTCGAGTGA
- a CDS encoding RNA polymerase sigma factor, which produces MSGTFAGGDEALLRSLIPTTLAAVTARGAEFTAAEDAVQDALVEALRSWPAEPPRDPQGWLITVAWRRFLDASRASAARHRREDQVVLEPPPGPVVARDDTLWLYFLCAHPALTPSSAVALTLRAVGGLTTAQIARAYSVPEATMAQRISRAKRTVSGRRLDQPGDVATVLRVLYLVFNEGHSGEVDLAVEAVRLARQLAAAIDHPEVHGLLALMLLHQARRAARFTAGGALVPLAEQDRSRWDTALITEGVGLLQRALARGRLGEFQAQAAIAALHADAPTVAETDWVQIVEWYDELLALTGSAVARLNRAVAVGEADGPQAGLAALADVDPAVPRYTAVQAYLHERAGDGATAARLYAEAARQAPNLAEREHLLRQAARLNSR; this is translated from the coding sequence GTGAGCGGCACCTTCGCTGGTGGGGATGAGGCTCTGTTGCGGAGCCTCATCCCCACCACCCTCGCTGCCGTGACCGCGCGCGGTGCGGAGTTCACCGCAGCCGAGGACGCGGTGCAGGACGCACTCGTCGAGGCTCTGCGCAGCTGGCCCGCGGAGCCGCCGCGCGACCCTCAGGGGTGGCTGATCACCGTTGCTTGGCGCCGCTTCCTCGATGCCTCTCGTGCGAGCGCGGCGCGGCATCGGCGTGAGGATCAGGTGGTCCTCGAGCCTCCGCCGGGCCCGGTTGTCGCACGTGACGACACCCTCTGGCTCTACTTCCTCTGCGCGCACCCGGCATTGACGCCGTCCTCGGCGGTGGCGTTGACCTTGCGGGCGGTGGGCGGACTGACCACAGCGCAGATCGCTCGCGCGTACTCGGTGCCTGAGGCGACCATGGCGCAGCGGATCAGCCGCGCCAAGCGGACGGTCTCGGGCCGGCGCCTCGACCAGCCCGGCGACGTCGCCACGGTGCTACGCGTGCTGTACCTGGTATTCAACGAAGGGCACTCCGGGGAGGTGGACCTCGCTGTCGAGGCCGTCCGGCTCGCCCGGCAGCTCGCGGCGGCCATCGACCACCCGGAGGTGCATGGTCTCCTTGCGCTCATGCTGCTTCACCAGGCGCGCCGGGCCGCGCGCTTCACCGCCGGCGGCGCGCTCGTGCCGCTCGCCGAGCAGGACCGGAGCCGGTGGGACACGGCGCTGATCACGGAGGGCGTGGGCCTGCTCCAACGTGCTCTCGCGCGCGGTCGGCTCGGCGAGTTCCAGGCGCAGGCGGCGATCGCTGCGCTGCATGCGGACGCGCCCACCGTGGCGGAGACCGACTGGGTGCAGATTGTCGAGTGGTACGACGAATTGCTCGCGCTCACCGGAAGCGCGGTGGCCAGGCTGAACCGGGCGGTGGCGGTGGGGGAGGCGGATGGCCCGCAGGCCGGCCTGGCGGCGCTCGCGGACGTTGATCCCGCAGTGCCGCGCTACACGGCGGTGCAGGCTTATCTCCACGAACGAGCCGGCGACGGCGCGACGGCGGCTCGCTTGTATGCCGAGGCGGCTCGGCAGGCGCCGAATCTCGCCGAACGCGAGCACCTGCTGCGTCAGGCGGCGCGGCTCAACAGCCGGTGA
- a CDS encoding class I SAM-dependent methyltransferase — translation MNDASAWQKITAANPDHSTWYIERFRAMAASGADLVGEARFIDAMVPRGARILDAGCGPGRHGGYLAQAGHDVVGVDVDPVLIAAAEEDFPGPTWLVGDLAELDLPTRGITEGFDAILCAGNVMAFLAPSTRREVLRRMAAHLKPEGRAAIGFGAGRGYEFSDFLDDARAGGLEPDLLLSTWDLRPLEKGSGFLVAVLRRA, via the coding sequence GTGAACGACGCAAGCGCCTGGCAGAAGATCACCGCAGCCAACCCCGATCACTCCACCTGGTACATCGAGCGCTTCCGCGCCATGGCGGCCTCCGGCGCCGACCTCGTGGGCGAAGCCCGCTTCATCGATGCGATGGTGCCGCGAGGCGCCCGGATCCTCGACGCCGGCTGCGGGCCCGGCCGCCACGGTGGCTACCTGGCCCAGGCCGGCCACGACGTCGTCGGCGTGGACGTGGACCCGGTGCTCATCGCAGCCGCCGAGGAGGACTTCCCCGGCCCCACGTGGCTCGTGGGCGACCTGGCCGAGCTCGACCTCCCCACCCGTGGCATCACCGAGGGCTTCGACGCCATCCTGTGCGCCGGCAACGTGATGGCCTTCCTCGCGCCCAGCACCCGCCGCGAGGTGTTGCGCCGCATGGCCGCTCACCTCAAGCCCGAGGGACGCGCCGCGATCGGCTTCGGCGCGGGTCGCGGCTACGAGTTCAGTGACTTCCTCGACGACGCGCGCGCCGGCGGTCTCGAACCAGACCTGCTGCTCTCCACCTGGGACCTGCGCCCACTCGAGAAGGGCTCCGGCTTCCTGGTCGCGGTGCTGCGCCGAGCCTGA
- a CDS encoding TraR/DksA family transcriptional regulator, with the protein MTEPVDIAELRRRLAVDRENTLERIASLDRNFAAVVEGSRLSSTDDEHDPEGATIAFERSQISALLASSRDHLVEVDRALQKIADGGYGSCERCGRSIAPARLLARPAARTCITCAAPRRA; encoded by the coding sequence ATGACCGAGCCCGTCGACATCGCCGAACTGCGCAGGCGTCTGGCCGTCGACCGGGAGAACACTCTGGAGCGCATCGCCTCGCTGGATCGGAACTTCGCCGCCGTCGTCGAGGGATCACGGCTGAGCTCAACCGACGACGAGCACGACCCGGAGGGCGCCACCATCGCCTTCGAACGTTCGCAGATCAGTGCCCTGTTGGCCTCGTCCCGTGACCATCTGGTCGAGGTGGACCGGGCGCTGCAGAAGATCGCCGACGGCGGTTACGGCTCCTGCGAGCGCTGCGGTCGTTCGATCGCCCCGGCTCGGCTCCTGGCACGCCCGGCGGCGCGGACCTGCATCACCTGTGCGGCGCCAAGGCGGGCATGA
- a CDS encoding pyridoxine/pyridoxamine 5'-phosphate oxidase, translated as MTSETRAKLQAIPALTGTPPSLDLDALPASPVELFLSWLDVALEAQVPEPRSMTLSTADEAGVPDARVLILKDVDESGWAFATTASSRKGAQLAASPAAALSLWWQPISRAVRVRGPVIEASREESEADLRTRSPQAQASVAEGDWTLWRVQPTRVEFWQASLDRRHHRIVYVPTEDGWTVEATRAN; from the coding sequence ATGACCTCCGAGACGCGCGCAAAGCTGCAGGCCATCCCGGCGCTCACCGGCACGCCCCCGTCGCTCGACCTCGACGCCCTCCCGGCCTCGCCCGTCGAGCTGTTCCTGAGCTGGTTGGATGTGGCGCTCGAGGCCCAGGTGCCCGAGCCACGCAGCATGACCCTCTCCACGGCGGACGAGGCCGGAGTTCCCGATGCGCGGGTGCTCATCCTCAAGGACGTCGACGAGTCCGGCTGGGCCTTCGCCACCACCGCCTCGAGCCGCAAGGGCGCCCAGCTCGCCGCCTCCCCGGCGGCTGCGCTGTCCCTGTGGTGGCAGCCCATCTCGCGCGCCGTGCGGGTGCGTGGGCCCGTCATCGAAGCCAGCCGCGAGGAGAGCGAAGCGGACCTGCGCACCCGCAGCCCCCAGGCCCAAGCCTCGGTGGCTGAGGGTGATTGGACGCTCTGGCGGGTGCAGCCCACCCGCGTGGAGTTCTGGCAGGCCTCGCTTGATCGCCGCCACCACCGGATCGTGTACGTCCCCACCGAGGACGGCTGGACGGTGGAGGCCACCCGGGCGAACTAA
- a CDS encoding luciferase family protein translates to MLSEQRPGARPVTSDEGPHRQVDQCAPAALWGELVARVLSMDGVVEGASQVSPPSSRAVYLVGKPEETSPETSLAPGMRLEPVHLHGVNDTSVHLVLPAERGDELFRLGWAEPHQYAEYGTEFMIYGPRNAAELEAALTVIEESLDFARCGAA, encoded by the coding sequence GTGCTGAGCGAGCAGAGGCCGGGGGCGCGTCCGGTGACCTCCGATGAGGGGCCGCACCGGCAAGTGGATCAGTGTGCGCCGGCAGCTCTGTGGGGTGAGCTTGTTGCGAGGGTCCTTTCGATGGACGGGGTTGTCGAGGGGGCGAGCCAAGTGTCGCCTCCGTCGTCGAGGGCTGTGTACCTCGTCGGCAAACCAGAAGAGACTTCCCCGGAGACGTCGCTTGCGCCAGGCATGCGGCTCGAGCCGGTCCACCTGCACGGCGTCAACGACACCAGCGTGCATCTGGTGCTGCCCGCCGAGCGTGGAGATGAGCTTTTTCGGCTGGGTTGGGCCGAACCGCATCAGTACGCGGAATACGGCACAGAGTTCATGATCTACGGCCCTCGGAATGCAGCGGAACTCGAAGCGGCACTCACCGTGATCGAGGAGAGTCTGGACTTTGCGCGCTGCGGAGCGGCCTGA
- a CDS encoding MFS transporter, producing MLITTNGRFRALWASHTLTFGANTMATLIFPVLVVADHASHDAAPAAIAFAFGLPWLLIGLPAGVWADRIQPRLLIVWSCLARAATLGTAAVLIQSHGGRSDITLTALAAGLGTTLVVQAVATQAAIPDLVEPEERQEANTWQFRATSVIELLSYIVAGLLTSGNLAIGLAAAAAASLSGAALATRISDLPCRHGGRPEVMAGFRALLGPGTTRQATVVTTVWRVSAGLGAALSVPYLLEAQQVRSGALGIAMAGVGVGAFLGSVTLGRISDKVPHTARLWRIMLTVGALGGIVRAVDYPHPAASAIAFSLGGVLIGVALSTTSILVITQRMNTVDRAHMGQAAAAFSILSWGAVPVGALIAAPMLATFGPELAFRVAALVLLLCPALSLLPPLGRRLEM from the coding sequence ATGTTGATTACTACTAATGGACGCTTCAGAGCTTTATGGGCGAGCCATACCCTGACCTTCGGCGCCAACACCATGGCGACCCTCATCTTTCCAGTGTTGGTCGTGGCGGACCATGCCAGCCATGACGCCGCTCCGGCAGCCATCGCTTTCGCCTTTGGCCTGCCCTGGTTACTCATTGGACTACCGGCCGGTGTGTGGGCAGATCGGATTCAGCCGCGCCTGCTCATCGTCTGGTCGTGCCTGGCACGGGCTGCCACCCTCGGCACGGCTGCGGTCCTCATTCAGTCGCACGGAGGCAGGTCTGACATCACCCTCACTGCACTGGCAGCCGGTCTCGGAACAACCCTGGTGGTGCAGGCGGTGGCCACCCAAGCTGCCATCCCTGATCTCGTCGAGCCAGAGGAGCGTCAAGAGGCGAATACCTGGCAGTTCCGCGCCACCAGCGTGATCGAACTGCTGAGCTATATCGTTGCCGGCCTCCTCACCTCGGGGAACCTCGCCATCGGCCTAGCAGCCGCCGCCGCTGCCTCATTGAGCGGTGCCGCCCTGGCGACCCGGATCAGCGACCTACCCTGCCGTCACGGTGGCCGGCCCGAGGTGATGGCAGGGTTCCGGGCCCTCCTCGGACCAGGGACGACCCGTCAAGCAACGGTCGTCACGACAGTCTGGCGGGTCTCGGCGGGACTAGGAGCCGCACTGTCCGTCCCCTACCTGTTGGAGGCACAGCAGGTCAGGTCTGGCGCCCTTGGTATCGCTATGGCGGGCGTCGGAGTCGGCGCTTTCCTGGGCTCCGTCACCCTCGGAAGAATCTCCGACAAGGTGCCTCACACTGCGCGACTCTGGCGGATCATGCTGACTGTCGGAGCGCTCGGAGGAATCGTCCGAGCCGTCGACTACCCCCACCCTGCTGCCAGCGCTATCGCCTTCTCGCTCGGCGGAGTACTGATCGGAGTCGCACTGTCGACGACGAGCATTCTCGTGATCACTCAGCGGATGAACACCGTGGACCGCGCGCACATGGGGCAGGCTGCTGCCGCCTTCTCGATCCTCAGCTGGGGAGCTGTGCCCGTCGGCGCGCTTATCGCAGCACCCATGTTGGCCACGTTCGGTCCGGAACTCGCCTTCCGAGTGGCCGCTCTCGTCCTGCTCCTGTGCCCCGCGCTCTCGCTACTCCCGCCTTTGGGACGCCGACTCGAGATGTGA
- a CDS encoding tautomerase family protein — MAQIVVYGTRDSIQKNRRTLSDAIHRAVRAALAYPVEKRFHRFIALDPENFIYPEDRGDEYTIIEVSMFEGRSEAAKRRLIRELFARIKAEVGIPPHSVEITITETPKVNWGIRGLNAEDLSLGYDVDV; from the coding sequence ATGGCTCAGATCGTCGTTTACGGCACACGTGACTCGATCCAGAAGAACCGTCGCACTCTCTCCGATGCCATCCACCGTGCGGTCAGAGCTGCGCTCGCGTATCCCGTTGAGAAACGTTTCCATCGATTCATCGCCCTCGACCCGGAGAACTTCATCTACCCAGAGGATCGGGGTGATGAGTACACGATCATCGAAGTGTCGATGTTCGAAGGTCGGTCTGAGGCCGCCAAACGACGACTGATCCGCGAACTCTTTGCACGGATCAAAGCAGAGGTGGGAATCCCTCCGCACAGCGTGGAGATCACCATCACCGAAACCCCGAAGGTGAACTGGGGCATCCGGGGGCTTAACGCGGAGGACCTCAGCCTCGGATACGACGTCGATGTCTAG
- a CDS encoding nuclear transport factor 2 family protein, translating into MSAQTDAARLTELLKRERLLATGDGDRYRAMCAPEAIFVLPGMVLNLEQCAAAMDDSPGWDTISITDGQLVPINDGAEAVAYTFEGRRGETTYRASLTSVYRTDGEPVLLLHQHTPLPEA; encoded by the coding sequence ATGAGCGCTCAGACTGACGCCGCCCGGCTGACCGAGCTCCTCAAGCGGGAACGGCTCCTCGCCACCGGCGACGGCGACCGCTACCGGGCCATGTGCGCCCCTGAGGCGATCTTCGTCCTCCCCGGCATGGTGCTGAACCTCGAGCAGTGTGCCGCCGCGATGGATGACTCCCCGGGATGGGACACGATCAGCATCACCGACGGTCAGCTCGTCCCGATCAACGACGGCGCCGAGGCCGTCGCCTATACCTTCGAGGGCCGGCGGGGAGAGACCACCTATCGCGCTTCCCTCACCAGCGTTTACCGCACCGACGGTGAGCCGGTGCTGTTGCTCCACCAGCACACCCCGCTGCCTGAAGCGTGA
- a CDS encoding PHP domain-containing protein — protein sequence MELPGDSHVHSEFSWDTGGPDSAAAGRMTLTCERAAAIGLRALIFTEHVDLDSWITDPDDVMGHQTPMYREGRFHPLRFQADRYFEAIDRCRLAFPDLRILAGIEYGQPHRSDDRVADVVDLTALDRVNGSLHTLPFRDDRAEPNTMFRHLPAADVMWAYLEEIPRMIASSSSFSVFTHIDYAVRSWPVATEGPFDPARFEEGFRGAMRAIAHSGRALELNTRRLGAWQVQWWAEEGGREVTFGSDAHDPTKLANGFPEAALLAESVGFQPGSRPEDPWRRR from the coding sequence ATGGAGCTGCCTGGCGACTCGCACGTGCACAGCGAGTTCTCCTGGGACACGGGTGGGCCCGACTCGGCTGCCGCGGGCCGCATGACGCTGACCTGCGAGCGCGCGGCCGCCATCGGACTACGCGCGCTGATCTTCACCGAGCACGTCGACCTCGACTCGTGGATCACCGATCCGGACGACGTCATGGGCCACCAGACCCCGATGTATCGCGAGGGCCGGTTCCATCCGCTCCGGTTCCAGGCCGACCGCTACTTCGAGGCCATCGACCGGTGCCGTCTGGCCTTCCCCGATCTCCGCATCCTCGCCGGCATCGAGTATGGCCAACCGCACCGCAGTGACGACCGCGTTGCCGACGTCGTTGACCTCACGGCTCTCGACCGGGTCAACGGCTCGCTGCACACCCTCCCCTTCCGCGACGACCGTGCCGAACCGAACACCATGTTTCGACACCTGCCGGCCGCGGACGTCATGTGGGCCTACCTCGAGGAGATCCCCCGCATGATCGCCAGCTCCTCCAGCTTCTCGGTGTTCACCCACATCGATTACGCGGTGCGTAGCTGGCCCGTGGCCACCGAGGGGCCCTTCGACCCCGCCCGCTTCGAGGAAGGTTTCCGCGGCGCCATGCGCGCCATCGCGCACAGCGGCCGGGCGCTGGAACTCAACACGCGGCGTCTGGGCGCCTGGCAGGTGCAGTGGTGGGCCGAGGAAGGGGGCCGGGAGGTCACCTTCGGCAGCGACGCGCATGACCCGACGAAGCTCGCCAACGGCTTCCCCGAGGCCGCGTTGCTCGCTGAGTCGGTGGGCTTTCAGCCGGGATCCCGGCCGGAGGACCCGTGGAGGCGTCGCTGA
- a CDS encoding LacI family DNA-binding transcriptional regulator: protein MDVHAAPPSALSPGEAQRKRPTIKDVAATAGVSRGTVSRFLNGGKWVSPDARDAVERAIRETGYRANQHARSLVTGRADAIAFLLAEPQDRLFADPNYAPLLRGAAEALASRQMTLTLLVAGTPEERANVVAYLEAGHVDGAMLLSSHENEPLLDELLARNVPLVSCGIPLGRSDRVASVSVDEVGGAREMVAHLRSRGHRRIAMITGPLDLPGGRYRLQGFREEMGEDFDPALVAHGDYGAESGAHAMTAILERSADFDAVFAASDAMAASAISVLRKAGKRVPEDVAVGGFDDSGLAVSLDPPLTTMRQPFDRISAEMVSLLLEIIGGGPVKSVTMPASIVVRESA, encoded by the coding sequence ATGGACGTCCATGCCGCACCGCCCAGCGCGCTCTCCCCGGGCGAGGCGCAGCGCAAACGGCCCACCATCAAGGACGTCGCCGCCACGGCCGGGGTCTCCCGCGGCACCGTGTCCCGCTTCCTCAACGGCGGGAAGTGGGTCTCGCCCGATGCGCGCGATGCCGTAGAGCGCGCCATCCGCGAGACCGGCTATCGCGCCAACCAGCACGCCCGGTCCCTGGTGACCGGCCGCGCCGATGCCATCGCTTTCCTGCTGGCCGAACCGCAGGACCGGCTCTTCGCCGACCCGAACTACGCGCCGCTGCTGCGCGGCGCCGCCGAGGCCCTGGCCAGCCGGCAGATGACGCTGACCCTGCTGGTGGCCGGTACGCCGGAGGAACGCGCGAACGTGGTGGCCTACCTCGAGGCCGGTCACGTGGACGGCGCCATGCTGCTCTCTTCGCACGAGAACGAACCGCTGCTGGATGAGCTCCTGGCGCGCAACGTGCCGCTGGTTTCCTGCGGGATCCCGCTGGGCCGGAGCGACCGTGTGGCCTCGGTGTCGGTGGACGAGGTGGGCGGCGCGCGTGAGATGGTGGCGCACCTGCGCTCGCGCGGGCACCGGCGGATCGCGATGATCACCGGTCCGCTGGACCTGCCCGGCGGGCGGTACCGCCTGCAGGGGTTCCGCGAGGAGATGGGCGAGGATTTCGATCCGGCCCTGGTGGCCCACGGGGATTACGGCGCCGAGTCCGGTGCGCACGCCATGACGGCGATCCTGGAGCGCTCGGCGGATTTCGATGCAGTCTTCGCGGCCTCCGATGCCATGGCCGCGAGCGCGATCTCCGTGCTGCGTAAGGCCGGTAAGCGGGTTCCCGAGGATGTAGCCGTGGGCGGCTTCGACGATTCGGGTCTGGCGGTGAGCCTGGACCCGCCGCTGACCACCATGCGTCAGCCCTTCGACCGGATCAGCGCGGAGATGGTCTCGCTGCTGCTGGAGATCATCGGCGGCGGGCCGGTGAAGTCGGTGACGATGCCGGCCTCGATCGTGGTGCGCGAGAGCGCCTGA
- a CDS encoding beta-galactosidase, whose amino-acid sequence MLAKNWPLPGKIAYGGDYNPEQWPREVWDEDVALMREAGVNFVSVGIFSWGLLETAEGVYDFAWLDELLDLLHAHGIAVDLATPSVSPPAWFFAAYPQARAVDKNGVPMGFGSRGMASHASAEYREAIVRMADQLARRYGQHPAVVLWHVHNEYGVPVAEDFSDAAVASWQSWLRARYGTLEALNAAWGTAFWGQHYAQWEHVVAPAATPTTVNPAMKLDWGRFTDDQLRECFRLEREAIRAHAEQPVTTNFMAHQSWNTDLWKWAREVDIVSDDHYLWSPDPEAHVALALSADLTRSVAGGRPWMLMEHSTSAVNWQGHNIAKRPGEMQRNALTHLGRGADAILFFQWRASRSGAEKFHSAMLPHAGPTSRVFREVTELGGRLAQLGELQGSRVSADVAVLYDWESLWAQDLEWRPSDELQFRERMRTYYERLWRDGVPVDFAHPGDDLSGYRLVVAPASYLLTQAHAENLTHYVSCGGTLLVSCFAAAVDEHDAVHPGGFGAPLQDALGVTVEEYLPIRTGEQVAVSFDAAELETSVWAEDLVLSGAEVCGTYRGGPADGAPAITRHQHGEGAGWYVSTALGLEALAPVFRAVYDEAGLAADGPVPGTYPDGFEVMTRHGEDAAYTIAVNHREEPVALKARGTDLFTQRPVDGELTIAAGGTAVVRLDNTHDR is encoded by the coding sequence ATGCTGGCAAAGAACTGGCCCCTCCCGGGGAAGATCGCCTACGGCGGCGATTACAACCCGGAGCAGTGGCCGCGCGAGGTCTGGGACGAGGACGTCGCGCTCATGCGCGAGGCCGGCGTCAACTTCGTGAGCGTCGGCATCTTCTCCTGGGGCCTGCTCGAGACCGCCGAGGGCGTCTACGACTTCGCCTGGCTGGACGAACTGCTCGACCTGCTCCACGCCCACGGCATCGCCGTCGACCTCGCCACCCCGAGCGTCTCTCCGCCCGCCTGGTTCTTCGCCGCCTACCCGCAGGCCCGCGCCGTGGACAAGAACGGCGTGCCCATGGGCTTCGGCTCCCGCGGCATGGCCTCGCACGCCTCAGCGGAGTACCGCGAGGCCATCGTGCGCATGGCCGACCAGCTCGCCCGCCGCTACGGCCAGCACCCCGCCGTCGTGCTCTGGCACGTGCACAACGAGTACGGCGTGCCGGTGGCCGAGGACTTCTCCGACGCCGCCGTCGCCTCCTGGCAGTCCTGGCTGCGCGCCCGCTACGGCACGCTCGAGGCCCTGAATGCCGCCTGGGGGACCGCCTTCTGGGGTCAGCACTATGCGCAGTGGGAGCACGTGGTGGCCCCTGCGGCCACCCCCACCACCGTCAACCCGGCGATGAAGCTGGACTGGGGCCGCTTCACCGACGATCAGCTCCGCGAGTGCTTCCGCCTGGAGCGCGAGGCGATCCGCGCCCACGCCGAGCAGCCGGTCACCACGAACTTCATGGCCCACCAGTCCTGGAACACCGACCTGTGGAAGTGGGCGCGCGAGGTCGACATCGTCTCCGACGACCACTACCTGTGGTCCCCGGACCCCGAAGCCCACGTGGCGCTGGCCCTCTCGGCCGACCTCACCCGCTCGGTGGCAGGCGGGCGCCCGTGGATGCTGATGGAACACTCCACCTCGGCGGTGAACTGGCAGGGCCACAACATCGCCAAGCGCCCGGGCGAGATGCAGCGCAACGCCCTGACCCACCTGGGCCGCGGCGCCGACGCGATCTTGTTCTTCCAGTGGCGGGCCTCCCGCTCCGGGGCGGAGAAGTTCCACTCCGCGATGCTCCCGCACGCCGGCCCGACGAGCCGCGTGTTCCGTGAGGTCACCGAGCTGGGTGGCCGGCTCGCCCAGCTGGGCGAACTGCAGGGCTCGCGCGTGAGCGCTGATGTGGCGGTGCTCTACGACTGGGAATCGCTGTGGGCCCAGGACCTGGAATGGCGCCCCTCCGATGAGCTGCAGTTCCGCGAGCGGATGCGCACCTACTACGAGCGGCTCTGGCGCGACGGCGTCCCAGTGGACTTCGCCCACCCCGGCGATGACCTCTCCGGCTACCGCCTGGTGGTGGCCCCGGCCTCCTATCTGCTCACCCAGGCCCACGCCGAGAACCTCACCCACTACGTGTCCTGCGGCGGCACCCTCCTCGTGTCCTGCTTCGCCGCGGCGGTCGACGAGCACGACGCCGTCCACCCCGGCGGCTTCGGTGCACCCCTGCAGGACGCCCTCGGCGTCACGGTCGAGGAGTACCTGCCGATCCGCACCGGCGAGCAGGTGGCCGTCAGTTTCGACGCCGCCGAGCTCGAGACCTCCGTGTGGGCCGAGGACCTCGTCCTCTCCGGCGCCGAGGTCTGCGGCACCTACCGCGGCGGCCCCGCCGACGGCGCCCCGGCCATCACCCGCCACCAGCACGGCGAGGGCGCGGGCTGGTACGTCTCCACCGCCCTGGGCCTGGAGGCCCTGGCCCCGGTCTTCCGCGCCGTCTACGACGAGGCCGGCCTGGCCGCAGACGGCCCCGTACCGGGGACCTACCCGGACGGCTTCGAGGTGATGACCCGCCACGGCGAGGACGCCGCGTACACCATCGCGGTCAACCACCGCGAGGAACCCGTGGCGCTGAAGGCCCGCGGCACCGACCTGTTCACCCAGCGCCCCGTTGACGGTGAACTCACGATCGCAGCCGGCGGCACCGCCGTCGTCCGGCTGGACAACACCCACGACCGCTAG